A DNA window from Pseudomonas wuhanensis contains the following coding sequences:
- a CDS encoding IS256 family transposase, with translation MPTKKKPASEAKTQLPSIPKELIDQFVKGPMSAEAIQDASMAFKKALIERALGAELGHHLGYPQGAERPEESSNQRNGKSSKTVLTDDGPLRLDIPRDRDGSFAPMLIPKHERRFTGFDDKIIAMYARGMTVREIRAFLSEQYGTDVSHDFISSVTDAVLEEVTAWQQRPLEPMYPVIFFDALRVKIREEGLVRNKAIYLALGVLPDGTRDILGIWIETTEGAKFWMKVFNDLKTRGVEDVLIAVTDGLKGMPEALSAVFPTTTLQTCIVHLIRNSLDYASWDKRRELAKALKPVYQALNVEAAEQALDAFETGPWGKQYPTVVAAWRRAWDRVIPFFVFPPAIRKVIYTTNAIESINAQLRKIIKTRGHFPTDDAATKLIWLALQNITANWGSAAHDWKSAMNQFAILYGDRFTRSNW, from the coding sequence ATGCCGACCAAAAAGAAACCGGCCTCGGAGGCCAAAACCCAGCTTCCTTCGATTCCGAAGGAGCTGATCGATCAGTTCGTTAAAGGCCCAATGAGCGCCGAGGCGATTCAGGACGCATCCATGGCGTTCAAAAAGGCGCTTATCGAGCGAGCCCTTGGCGCGGAGCTGGGTCACCACCTTGGCTACCCTCAGGGCGCGGAGCGCCCTGAGGAGTCGAGTAACCAGCGCAACGGCAAAAGCAGCAAGACCGTGCTGACCGATGATGGCCCGCTGCGTCTGGACATTCCTCGGGATCGCGATGGCAGCTTCGCGCCAATGCTGATCCCCAAGCATGAGCGTCGGTTCACGGGCTTCGACGACAAAATCATTGCCATGTACGCCCGTGGCATGACCGTCCGAGAGATCCGGGCATTCCTTTCGGAGCAGTACGGGACCGATGTTTCCCATGATTTCATCAGCTCGGTCACTGACGCAGTGTTGGAGGAAGTGACTGCCTGGCAACAACGCCCGCTTGAGCCGATGTATCCGGTGATTTTCTTCGATGCGCTGCGGGTCAAAATCCGTGAGGAAGGACTGGTTCGCAACAAGGCCATCTACCTGGCTCTGGGCGTGCTGCCGGACGGCACCCGAGACATTTTGGGCATCTGGATTGAGACCACTGAGGGGGCCAAGTTCTGGATGAAGGTCTTCAACGACCTCAAGACCCGTGGCGTTGAGGATGTATTGATCGCGGTAACTGACGGCCTTAAAGGCATGCCAGAAGCCTTGAGTGCGGTGTTTCCGACGACGACCTTGCAGACCTGCATCGTGCACCTGATCCGTAACAGTCTTGATTACGCCTCCTGGGACAAGCGCCGCGAGTTGGCCAAAGCCCTCAAGCCGGTTTATCAGGCGCTTAACGTTGAAGCTGCCGAGCAAGCTCTGGACGCATTTGAAACGGGGCCTTGGGGCAAACAATACCCAACAGTCGTAGCCGCTTGGAGACGTGCCTGGGATCGAGTCATCCCGTTTTTTGTCTTCCCGCCTGCCATCCGAAAAGTGATCTACACCACTAACGCCATCGAGAGCATCAATGCTCAGTTGCGCAAGATCATCAAGACAAGAGGCCACTTCCCGACTGATGATGCAGCGACGAAGCTGATCTGGCTGGCACTGCAAAACATCACGGCCAATTGGGGCAGCGCAGCGCACGACTGGAAGAGCGCAATGAATCAGTTTGCGATTCTTTATGGCGATCGATTTACCAGGTCAAACTGGTGA
- a CDS encoding MFS transporter, with protein sequence MNPTTQVPLGAATMTRGMVLLFAFCCGAIVANIYYAQPIIGLIAPDIGLTDTMASLIVSLTQIGYALGLFFLVPLGDLLENRRLMIITTVVAIASLLGAAFTDQPNVFLLISLLVGFSSVSVQILIPLAAHLAPEESRGRVVGGIMGGLLLGILLARPVSSVVADHFGWRAMFVIAAVLMAAISIVLALTIPKRQPDHSASYGQLLGSLWTLLHQQPVLRQRAFYQACMFATFSLFWTAVPLELSRNHGLSQTQIAIFALVGAIGAIAAPIAGRLADAGHTRIASLLALLFASLSFLPAFIHPVYSVIGLAVTGVVLDFCVQMNMVLGQREVYTLDAKSRGRLNALYMTSIFVGGAFGSSVASAVYEHGGWLWIVIVGSAFPLLALLRFLSVSQRHSLATA encoded by the coding sequence ATGAACCCAACGACTCAGGTGCCCCTTGGTGCCGCCACAATGACCCGAGGCATGGTGCTGCTCTTCGCCTTCTGCTGCGGCGCTATCGTGGCCAACATCTACTACGCCCAGCCGATCATCGGCCTGATCGCGCCGGATATCGGCCTGACCGACACCATGGCCAGCCTGATCGTTTCGCTGACGCAGATTGGTTATGCGCTGGGTCTGTTCTTCCTGGTGCCGCTGGGTGATCTGCTGGAAAACCGCCGCTTGATGATCATCACCACCGTGGTGGCGATTGCCAGTCTGCTGGGCGCGGCATTCACCGATCAGCCGAACGTGTTTCTGCTGATCTCGTTGCTGGTGGGGTTCAGCTCGGTGTCGGTGCAGATCCTGATTCCACTGGCCGCCCACCTGGCGCCGGAAGAATCGCGTGGCCGCGTGGTCGGCGGCATCATGGGCGGTTTGCTGCTGGGGATTCTACTGGCTCGACCAGTGTCCAGCGTAGTAGCCGACCACTTCGGCTGGCGTGCGATGTTCGTAATCGCAGCGGTGTTGATGGCGGCAATCAGTATCGTGCTGGCCCTGACCATTCCCAAGCGCCAGCCCGATCACAGCGCTTCTTATGGCCAGTTGTTGGGTTCGCTCTGGACGCTGTTGCATCAGCAGCCGGTGTTGCGTCAACGCGCGTTTTACCAAGCCTGCATGTTCGCCACCTTCAGCCTGTTCTGGACTGCAGTGCCGCTGGAACTGTCGCGTAATCATGGCTTGTCGCAAACCCAGATCGCGATCTTCGCCCTGGTCGGCGCCATCGGTGCGATTGCCGCTCCTATTGCCGGTCGACTGGCCGATGCCGGCCATACCCGCATCGCCTCGCTGCTGGCCCTGCTATTCGCCAGCCTGAGCTTCCTGCCCGCCTTCATCCATCCGGTTTACAGCGTTATCGGCCTGGCGGTGACGGGTGTAGTGCTGGATTTCTGCGTACAAATGAACATGGTCCTCGGCCAGCGCGAGGTCTACACCCTCGACGCTAAAAGCCGCGGCCGTCTGAATGCGCTGTACATGACCAGCATCTTTGTCGGTGGTGCGTTTGGCTCTTCGGTGGCCAGCGCGGTGTATGAGCATGGTGGCTGGTTGTGGATCGTGATTGTGGGTAGTGCGTTTCCGTTGTTGGCGTTGTTGCGGTTTTTGAGCGTTTCGCAGAGGCATTCGTTGGCGACGGCTTAG
- a CDS encoding type II toxin-antitoxin system HicB family antitoxin has product MQYPICIEWGDENTAIGIQIPDIPGAVTAGDTFEDAYNAAVEIAHIMLQEIMADGESIPMPTSAAAHRENPEFADMGWGMLELDISPYLGKTEKVNVTLPGYVIQRIDRYVREHNVKSRSSFLADAAMEKLVRH; this is encoded by the coding sequence ATGCAATACCCAATCTGTATCGAGTGGGGCGACGAGAACACCGCCATCGGTATTCAGATCCCCGATATTCCTGGTGCCGTTACGGCCGGGGATACGTTTGAAGATGCTTACAACGCGGCGGTCGAAATTGCCCACATCATGCTGCAGGAGATCATGGCAGACGGGGAGTCAATTCCGATGCCGACCTCAGCGGCTGCGCACCGCGAGAATCCGGAATTTGCCGACATGGGTTGGGGGATGCTGGAGCTCGACATCTCACCGTATCTGGGCAAGACCGAGAAGGTCAACGTGACGCTGCCGGGCTACGTGATCCAGCGCATTGACCGTTATGTGCGAGAGCACAATGTCAAAAGCCGCTCCTCCTTTCTCGCGGATGCAGCGATGGAGAAGCTGGTTCGGCATTGA
- a CDS encoding type II toxin-antitoxin system HicA family toxin, with protein sequence MQSRLLIKELIEAGWALERVTGSHHIFTHRYNPYTIPVPHPKKDLPIGTVKSIRRRAGLYCPGASLAGDP encoded by the coding sequence GTGCAGAGCAGGTTATTGATCAAGGAACTGATAGAGGCGGGCTGGGCATTGGAACGGGTCACCGGCAGTCATCACATCTTCACTCACCGTTACAACCCTTACACGATACCCGTGCCTCATCCGAAGAAGGATTTGCCGATCGGGACGGTCAAAAGCATCAGGAGGCGAGCCGGGCTTTATTGCCCGGGAGCCAGTTTGGCAGGAGATCCATAA
- a CDS encoding helix-turn-helix domain-containing protein produces the protein MSLIIHPPINLPMAREVQAAIEGQRALAAYLATQFETQRIQIFDEQNEAHSVELPTSALRLLVDILAALAEGNAVKVVPVHAELTTQEAADLLNVSRPHLIKLLESGELSYHKTGKHRRVRFADLMDYKNRRDTASEQAMTLLAEQAQALRTGYE, from the coding sequence ATGTCCTTAATCATCCACCCACCGATCAACCTCCCAATGGCGCGCGAAGTTCAGGCTGCTATCGAAGGCCAGCGAGCTCTCGCTGCCTATCTCGCGACTCAATTCGAAACCCAACGCATCCAGATTTTCGACGAGCAGAATGAAGCTCACAGCGTCGAACTGCCCACTTCAGCCCTTCGATTGCTGGTCGACATCCTCGCTGCATTGGCAGAAGGCAATGCGGTAAAGGTCGTCCCGGTTCATGCGGAACTGACCACCCAGGAAGCGGCGGACTTGCTCAATGTCTCACGCCCGCACCTGATCAAACTGCTGGAGTCCGGCGAGTTGTCCTACCACAAAACCGGCAAGCACCGACGTGTGCGCTTTGCCGATTTGATGGACTATAAGAACCGGCGCGACACCGCCAGCGAGCAAGCAATGACGCTTCTCGCCGAGCAAGCACAAGCGTTAAGGACAGGATACGAGTGA
- a CDS encoding PIN domain-containing protein — translation MRHSPFTAVYDACVLYPAPLRDFLMWLALSGRFRARWSLEIHNEWKRNLLKNRPDLTIEQLDRTSDLMDQAIPDACVSGYEKLIEGLTLPDIDDRHVLAAAIRCNASVIVTFNQKDFPDETLGPFGIEVQHPDEFVDNLFDLDPAAVVAAAQRQRKQLKMPPMDVATYLDLLLRQGLIQSSKALTHYRAIL, via the coding sequence GTGAGGCACTCCCCTTTTACCGCTGTATATGACGCATGTGTTTTGTACCCCGCTCCCTTGAGAGACTTTCTGATGTGGCTCGCGCTCTCCGGACGTTTCAGGGCGCGATGGTCACTGGAGATACACAACGAATGGAAGCGCAATCTGCTGAAAAACCGCCCGGACCTGACAATAGAGCAATTGGATCGCACGTCCGACTTGATGGATCAGGCCATACCCGATGCTTGCGTATCCGGTTACGAAAAGCTGATCGAAGGGCTCACCCTACCCGACATCGATGACCGACATGTTCTGGCTGCCGCCATACGCTGCAACGCCAGTGTCATTGTGACTTTTAATCAGAAAGATTTTCCCGATGAAACACTCGGGCCTTTTGGCATCGAGGTGCAGCATCCTGACGAGTTCGTCGATAACCTCTTTGACCTGGACCCGGCAGCGGTTGTCGCGGCAGCACAACGGCAACGCAAACAGCTAAAGATGCCGCCGATGGATGTCGCCACCTATCTTGATCTGCTCTTGCGCCAAGGCCTGATTCAGTCGAGCAAGGCGTTGACCCACTACCGAGCGATTCTTTAA
- the ccmI gene encoding c-type cytochrome biogenesis protein CcmI, which yields MIDFWLAAGLLLLVALSFLLIPVLRGRRAQLEEDRTALNVALYQERVAELQTQQEEGVLSAEQMDTGRAEAARELLADTEGVEAPRVSRLGKPLPLLAAILVPVLGLGLYLHFGASDKVELTREFAQAPQSMEEMTRRLERAVAAQPDSAEGLYFLGRTYMAQDRPADAAKIFERTVALAGRQPELLGQWAQAQYFADGKKWSDKIQALTDEALKADPKEVTSLGLLGIAAFEGERYQDAIDYWNRLLAQLPPDDKSRAALQGGITRAAEKLEASGGKVAQAPAAKAAALLKVHVDLAPELKAKVQPGDSVFIFARAISGPPAPLAAKRLTVADLPATVELGDADAMMPQLKLSNFPEVQLVARISRAGQPTAGEWIGRSQPLATSTTAQQKLTIDSPDK from the coding sequence ATGATTGATTTCTGGCTCGCTGCAGGCCTGCTGCTCCTGGTTGCCCTGAGTTTTCTGCTGATCCCCGTTCTGCGTGGTCGCCGCGCTCAGCTTGAAGAGGACCGCACGGCACTGAACGTCGCGCTTTATCAGGAGCGCGTGGCTGAGTTGCAGACTCAGCAGGAAGAGGGCGTGCTCAGCGCCGAACAAATGGACACCGGCCGCGCCGAAGCTGCCCGTGAACTGCTCGCCGACACCGAGGGCGTCGAGGCGCCGCGCGTGTCGCGTCTGGGCAAGCCATTGCCATTGCTGGCGGCGATTCTGGTGCCGGTGCTGGGCCTTGGGCTGTACCTGCATTTCGGCGCCAGCGACAAAGTCGAGCTGACCCGCGAGTTCGCCCAGGCGCCGCAGTCGATGGAAGAGATGACCCGTCGCCTGGAGCGTGCGGTCGCGGCCCAACCGGACTCGGCCGAAGGCCTGTACTTCCTCGGCCGCACCTACATGGCTCAGGACCGTCCGGCCGATGCGGCGAAGATCTTCGAACGCACAGTGGCCCTGGCTGGCCGTCAACCGGAACTGCTCGGTCAATGGGCTCAGGCCCAATATTTCGCCGACGGCAAGAAGTGGTCGGACAAGATCCAGGCCCTGACCGACGAAGCGCTGAAAGCTGATCCGAAAGAAGTCACCAGCCTCGGTCTGCTGGGCATCGCGGCCTTTGAAGGCGAGCGTTACCAGGACGCCATCGACTACTGGAATCGCCTGCTGGCGCAACTGCCGCCGGATGATAAATCCCGCGCCGCGCTGCAAGGCGGCATTACTCGGGCCGCCGAGAAACTCGAAGCCAGTGGTGGCAAGGTTGCCCAGGCACCTGCGGCCAAAGCTGCAGCACTGCTCAAAGTGCATGTCGATCTGGCGCCAGAGCTCAAAGCCAAGGTCCAGCCGGGTGACAGCGTGTTCATCTTCGCCCGCGCCATCTCCGGCCCGCCCGCGCCGCTGGCCGCCAAGCGTCTGACTGTCGCCGACTTGCCAGCAACCGTCGAACTGGGTGATGCCGATGCGATGATGCCGCAGTTGAAACTGTCGAACTTCCCTGAAGTCCAACTGGTTGCGCGCATCTCTCGTGCCGGCCAACCGACTGCCGGCGAATGGATCGGTCGCAGCCAACCCTTGGCCACCAGCACCACCGCGCAACAAAAACTGACCATCGACAGCCCGGATAAATAA
- a CDS encoding cytochrome c-type biogenesis protein has translation MKRWIAAAVLGLSMAGVAHAAIDTYEFAKEGDRERFRELTKELRCPKCQNQDIADSNAPIAADLRKEIFRMLGEGKDNQQIIDFMVDRYGDFVRYKPALNAKTALLWFGPAGLLLGGFVIIAVIVRRRRVQRTDSPDTLSFDERERLDHLLDKTKHD, from the coding sequence ATGAAGCGCTGGATTGCCGCCGCGGTGCTGGGTTTGAGCATGGCCGGTGTAGCCCACGCGGCCATCGACACCTATGAGTTCGCCAAAGAAGGCGACCGTGAGCGTTTTCGCGAGCTGACCAAGGAACTGCGTTGCCCCAAGTGCCAGAATCAGGACATCGCCGATTCCAACGCACCGATCGCCGCTGACCTGCGCAAAGAGATTTTCCGCATGCTCGGCGAGGGCAAGGACAACCAGCAAATCATCGATTTCATGGTCGACCGCTACGGTGACTTCGTCCGCTACAAACCTGCCCTCAACGCCAAAACCGCACTCCTCTGGTTCGGCCCCGCCGGCCTGCTGCTGGGCGGTTTTGTGATCATCGCCGTGATTGTCCGCCGTCGTCGCGTGCAACGCACAGACAGCCCGGACACGCTTTCTTTTGATGAGCGCGAGCGCCTCGACCACCTGTTGGATAAAACCAAGCATGATTGA
- a CDS encoding DsbE family thiol:disulfide interchange protein codes for MRRWLMLLPLAIFLVVAVFLYRGLYLNPAELPSAMINKPFPDFSLPSVQGDKTLTKADLLGKPALVNVWGTWCISCRVEHPVLNKLAEKGVVIYGVNYKDVNADALKWLAEFHNPYQLDIRDDAGTLGLNLGVYGAPETFFIDAKGIIRDKFVGVIDEQVWREKLAAKYQALVDEAKP; via the coding sequence ATGAGACGTTGGTTGATGCTGTTGCCACTGGCGATTTTTCTGGTGGTTGCTGTTTTTCTGTATCGGGGTCTGTACCTGAACCCGGCCGAGCTGCCTTCGGCAATGATCAACAAACCGTTCCCGGATTTTTCGCTGCCCTCGGTGCAGGGTGACAAAACCCTGACCAAAGCGGACCTACTGGGTAAACCGGCATTGGTCAACGTCTGGGGCACCTGGTGCATTTCCTGCCGGGTCGAGCACCCGGTGCTGAACAAACTGGCCGAGAAGGGCGTGGTGATCTACGGCGTCAACTACAAGGACGTCAACGCCGATGCCTTGAAGTGGCTGGCCGAGTTCCACAACCCGTATCAACTGGACATCCGTGACGATGCCGGCACCCTGGGCCTGAACCTCGGCGTGTACGGCGCACCGGAAACCTTCTTCATCGACGCCAAAGGCATCATCCGCGACAAATTCGTCGGTGTGATCGACGAACAAGTCTGGCGTGAAAAGCTGGCGGCCAAGTATCAGGCGCTGGTCGATGAGGCCAAGCCATGA